A stretch of DNA from Blastopirellula marina:
TTGGAGTTGGGGCACGCTAATTCTTCCACAAATGGAACAAGGCTCCGCGTATGATATTTTGGCTCCCAGCCAACCCGACCGCTTGCACGAGGCGGTCAACAAATCGGTGAAACTGGCCGTCCTTCAAACCCCCATTTCCATTTGGCGTTGCCCATCCGATACCGGTCCAGACTTGAATACGCACCTCACGATCAACAACGGTTCGGGCGATCAGTCGCAAGATGTCCAAATCGCTACCGCGAATTACCTGGGCGTCAACACGAACGGCGACATTGACCGCTCGCGTTACCACAATGGGATCTTTGTACCCGGTACAAACGTGCAAGGTAACTCCCGCATGGTTGTTGGCATGCACCAAATCCTCGATGGAACAAGCAATACGGCCATGGTCGGAGAGCGAGCATGGATGCTTTCAGGTGTGGAACTGGGAGCCGGACTACTTTACGGCCATACGGGAAATGAAGACATCGAGAACAGCCATAACTATCTCGACGGATTCATTGCCGTTGTTGGTGGTGGAAAGACGCACATCAACACGACCGACACCTGCGGTGCATCGTGCAACGATGTTGACGGTCGACAAGGTTTCTCGAGCAACCACCCAGGTGGCGCTCAGTTCATGTTCGCGGACGGCTCGGTCCATTTTGTCAGCGAAAACATTGACGACAACTTTGGTGGTGCCACCGATACCACGTACGAACGTCTGCTTGATCGAGCTGACGGTCAGCCGTTGGGTGAATACTAAGAATAATTATGAAAGGAGCCGCCGCGAGAAAGGACGGATCGCGGCGGACGCCTATCGGAGATCCAAACATGACTCGAATAGCAGTATTTAGCCTGTTGATCGCAATGTGTGCAATTGCTGGTTGTGGTGACCCGAACATGCCACCCGTCGGAGAAGTCCACGGGCAGGTCACCCTCAATGGCGAACCGGTTGCGGATTGTCAGGTCGAATTCGTTCCTCTAGCAGGAGGTCGTAGTTCGTCGGCCATGACCGATAACAACGGCCAGTACGTCCTGAAGTACAAAGGCAATGCCGAAGGAGCCCTTCTGGGAAAACATCGCGTTCGCCTGGTGACCGCACGAGGTGCTACACGCGACGATCATGGCCGCGTCACGAAGCCAGGCATCAAAGAGAAGTTACCGAAGGAATACAACGAAGAAACGACTCAAGAAGTCGAAGTTACCGATGGCGACAATCCGATCGACTTCACGATCGTTACCAAGTAGTCAGTCGAGGAACGAGTATCCTTCCCGAAACGTACTGCCAAACTGCAGTACGTTTTTTATGCGCGATTGCTATTTGAACTGCTTATGCGATCCATCGCAGGTTGGCATCTTCTTCGAAAGCCCACAAGTACAATCATGCAGTCCTTTTCCAGCGAAGATTCGCGGCATGCATTTCTCAATCCTCGCGATACGAGACTTGGCCTGCTTCGCTCCTGCGAAATGCAACAGATACCCGCGTTGTCGGCCAGGGGTTAATGACCCAAAAGCGGTACGAAAAGCCGCGTCTTCCTCTAGCTTGGCTTGAAACTCCTCTGGGCCGTCAAGAATGTCAGCTTCTGGAAGATCGACCTTTAAACCTGACTTTTCAATCTCGATAGCTTCTCGGATATACGCTTTGATTGCTGTCTTGTTTTCTCCGATTTCATCGCCGCTAGTGAAGCGAATAATTCGAGCCGATCGAGAGTTCGCCCCCTGCTTCAGCAAGATCCCTTTCGGATCCTTCATAAGGGCTCCCTTGAAAAAGCCGATTGAGAAGTATTCCTTAAATCCACCAAGAATAGCAATGTTCTTAGTCTGATAGGTATAACATGGCGCGCCCCACTTGAGTTCTTCCGTCAGTTCCGAGTCCCTCACAACCTCTCGAAGCAATGATAATTCGTTTCGCCAATTCTTGACGGAACTCAGATACTGATCCACTTTCGGATTCTTGTCACCCATGGCCGGCTCTCACAGAACGCGGTTTTCACCAATAACGCAATCACCCAAGCTTAGCGATTAACCTGTCGCGTACCAGCACTGATACTCTTGAATTCTGCTGCATTTCAATGAGGGACTAACAAGATTATCAATCGCCTTCTTACGGTCGCCAAGTGAGACCGCTGCACTAGCGTAAAAGATGTGGACCTGGACCGTGCTTTCCGAGCTCATCCTGCGGGTTGCGAAGTGGACAGTCGCTCAACGAAAGACAACCACATCCGATACATTGGTTCAACTGCTTGCGCATCCGCTGGGCGAGATTGATCTTTTCTTCAAGCGCTTTGTCGAGTGCACGGCTAACCTTTTGCCAATCACCTTTCCTTGGTGTTCGATCCGTTGGAATACCGCGAAACGCTTCGCCAATTTCTTCCAGCGTAAAACCCAGATCTTGCGCAACCTTGATCAAAGCCAAGACACGTAACTCACGTCGAGAAAACAGACGCTGATTTCTCTTGTTGCGACTACTACGGATCAGCCCTTTGGACTCGTAGAAGTGAATTGCAGAAACTGCGATACCGCTTCTGTACGAAACCTCGCCGATTGCTAGCAACTCTTCTTCAGCGTGATCACTAGACACGATTGATGCTCGCAGCTAAAGTTAACTTGAGGTCCACCTCAAGTTACGTTGAGGTGTGTCTATTTATTCTGAAACCTACTTCGCAGATCGTCAACCGATAAAGGCATAGCAATGGGCGATTCGACCACCTCAATTGGACTTGTAACCGGCGCATCGGATGGAATTGGCAAGGAAACAGCAAGGCAACTTATCCAAAACGGCGTCCAGGTTATCATTGGTTCGAGAAACCTGGAAAAGGGACAGCGCGTGGTTGAAGAATTCGCCGAGGCTGGACTGAAGTGCCATGTTATACAACTCGAAATAACCGACGACAAAAGTGTGCGCGACGCCGTTCGAGAAATTGACCAGCGGTTTGGGCGGCTCGACATTCTGGTCAACAACGCAGGTATCGCGCTAGATCGCGGACCACTTAGTGAAATGCCGATTGAAGATTTCATCGCCACATTTCAAACCAACGTCATTGGTTCTTTCCGCGTAACTCAGGCATGCCTGCCGTTGCTGCGACGCTCTCAGAAAGGACGAATCGTCAATGTCTCAAGCGGTTTGGCATCGTTGCTCAATATGACCGATCCAAATAGCCAATATTATCATGTGGCCATTCCTGCGTACGCCTCCTCGAAAGCCGCCGTCAACGCCATGACCGTACATCTAGCGCGAGAACTTGCCGAGTCAGGCATCAAGGTCAATGCAGTTGAACCTGGACTCACGGCGACACGTTACGTCTCACTTCCTGGTGCACAACCAGTGGAAGTAGGCGCCGAAGCTTCGGTAAAGTATGCGCTGATCGACGACAATGGCCCCACGGGTTGCTTCTTCGATCGAAATGGGGTGCATAACTGGTAGAAATCAGCTGAAACCAGCCCGCTTCATCCCTTAGAAAGCTGCTGAACGAGCGTTTTCTTGGTCAGACGATAGCGAATCCAGTTCGAGGAATTTCTACGAGATTCTATTGGTTCACGACGACGTTCGAGTCAGGGGTGCTCGACCGTCGAAAGCGTCAAATGGACCAAAGAAAGCCTCATACGGGCCGACCTTGGGTAGGCTATCGGTTACTCACCACTTGAACGATCAAGAAACGGCCGCAAGAAGCGCATCGATATCTTGACGTGGTGGTGCCCCAAACATGCGTCGATACTCTCTGCTGAACTGGGAAGGACTTTCGTACCCAACGCGAAACGCAGCTTCGGCCGCATCGAGCTTCTCCCCCAGCATTAAATTGCGAGCCTCTTGAAGCCGCATTCTCTTTTGATATTGCAGCGGCGTCATCGCTGTGACGTTTTTGAAGTGAAGGTGAAATGAAGAGGTGCTCAAGCCGACCGTTTCCGCGAGAGCCTCAATCTTAAGCGGTGTGGCGAAATGATCTTTCAACCAGCGGATTGCCTGGGCAATGCGATATGCTGGCGCCCCGGCCATCGCCATTTGCCGTAAACGGACGCCCTGCGGTCCCGTGAGTATTCGATGCGTTATTTCACGAAGTACCAATGGCGCCAAAGGCCGAATGTCTTGTGGGGAATCCAACATGCCAGCCAGGCGTCCGATTGCATCAAGCAACAAAGGGTCGATAGAAGATACTGAAAGGCCTCGCTCTGGCGGACCGCTAGAGGAGACGGTTGTTCCGTCTGCCAGCATTTCCCCAACGACTTTCGGATCGAGCGAGATCTGCATTCCCAAATAGGGCTTCTCG
This window harbors:
- a CDS encoding DUF1559 domain-containing protein, which gives rise to MKTTQPKGFTLVELLVVIAIIGVLVSLLLPAVQQAREAARRMQCTNHLKQIGLALHNYHDTFGAFPAISYDHEVNGGDETRHASWSWGTLILPQMEQGSAYDILAPSQPDRLHEAVNKSVKLAVLQTPISIWRCPSDTGPDLNTHLTINNGSGDQSQDVQIATANYLGVNTNGDIDRSRYHNGIFVPGTNVQGNSRMVVGMHQILDGTSNTAMVGERAWMLSGVELGAGLLYGHTGNEDIENSHNYLDGFIAVVGGGKTHINTTDTCGASCNDVDGRQGFSSNHPGGAQFMFADGSVHFVSENIDDNFGGATDTTYERLLDRADGQPLGEY
- a CDS encoding carboxypeptidase-like regulatory domain-containing protein translates to MTRIAVFSLLIAMCAIAGCGDPNMPPVGEVHGQVTLNGEPVADCQVEFVPLAGGRSSSAMTDNNGQYVLKYKGNAEGALLGKHRVRLVTARGATRDDHGRVTKPGIKEKLPKEYNEETTQEVEVTDGDNPIDFTIVTK
- a CDS encoding DUF1801 domain-containing protein, with product MGDKNPKVDQYLSSVKNWRNELSLLREVVRDSELTEELKWGAPCYTYQTKNIAILGGFKEYFSIGFFKGALMKDPKGILLKQGANSRSARIIRFTSGDEIGENKTAIKAYIREAIEIEKSGLKVDLPEADILDGPEEFQAKLEEDAAFRTAFGSLTPGRQRGYLLHFAGAKQAKSRIARIEKCMPRIFAGKGLHDCTCGLSKKMPTCDGSHKQFK
- the soxR gene encoding redox-sensitive transcriptional activator SoxR, whose protein sequence is MSSDHAEEELLAIGEVSYRSGIAVSAIHFYESKGLIRSSRNKRNQRLFSRRELRVLALIKVAQDLGFTLEEIGEAFRGIPTDRTPRKGDWQKVSRALDKALEEKINLAQRMRKQLNQCIGCGCLSLSDCPLRNPQDELGKHGPGPHLLR
- a CDS encoding SDR family oxidoreductase is translated as MGDSTTSIGLVTGASDGIGKETARQLIQNGVQVIIGSRNLEKGQRVVEEFAEAGLKCHVIQLEITDDKSVRDAVREIDQRFGRLDILVNNAGIALDRGPLSEMPIEDFIATFQTNVIGSFRVTQACLPLLRRSQKGRIVNVSSGLASLLNMTDPNSQYYHVAIPAYASSKAAVNAMTVHLARELAESGIKVNAVEPGLTATRYVSLPGAQPVEVGAEASVKYALIDDNGPTGCFFDRNGVHNW
- a CDS encoding AraC family transcriptional regulator, translating into MDNSKMDTLVTAIRQHGHRDSVTNTEIPEMKLSWFSSPTTAVSLVYEPCLCVVAQGAKEVVLAGETFPMASAEFLLVSVELPVDARVAVATPEKPYLGMQISLDPKVVGEMLADGTTVSSSGPPERGLSVSSIDPLLLDAIGRLAGMLDSPQDIRPLAPLVLREITHRILTGPQGVRLRQMAMAGAPAYRIAQAIRWLKDHFATPLKIEALAETVGLSTSSFHLHFKNVTAMTPLQYQKRMRLQEARNLMLGEKLDAAEAAFRVGYESPSQFSREYRRMFGAPPRQDIDALLAAVS